From Primulina tabacum isolate GXHZ01 chromosome 2, ASM2559414v2, whole genome shotgun sequence, one genomic window encodes:
- the LOC142536986 gene encoding mitochondrial outer membrane protein porin 2, which produces MNKGPGIFSDIGKKAKDLLTKDYFSDHKFSVSTCTESGVALITSTVNKGGYSSGDVAAQYKYNNIFADVKVDTESNIAATLTFSDIVPSSRTIAILKYPNYESGKLEIQYFHPHASLTAAVGMNQTPPIDVSLTLGTPMVALGAEAGYDTTSGNLTKYTAGISLNKPDSCASILLSDKGDTIKASYVHYIDQLKKSAAVGEIARKFSTNENTFAFGGSYAIDRLTLLKMKFNNHGKLGTVLQHEFIRKSLVTVSSEFDTKSLDRTPRFGLSLALKP; this is translated from the exons ATGAACAAGGGACCGGGAATCTTCTCTGATATTGGAAAGAAAGCCAAAG ATCTGCTGACGAAGGACTACTTTTCCGATCACAAATTCTCTGTATCCACCTGCACTGAATCCGGAGTG GCCTTGATCACGTCCACTGTGAATAAAGGAGGCTACTCCTCTGGCGATGTGGCAGCACAATACAAGTATAACAATATCTTTGCTGATGTCAAAGTCGACACGGAGTCAAAT ATCGCAGCAACTCTGACTTTTTCTGATATCGTCCCCTCATCAAGGACCATTGCCATCCTAAAATATCCCAATTATGAATCCGGCAAG CTGGAAATTCAGTACTTCCACCCTCATGCATCCCTCACTGCAGCTGTTGGTATGAATCAAACCCCTCCAATTGATGTTTCATTGACCCTCGGTACCCCCATGGTTGCTTTGGGTGCTGAGGCTGGTTATGACACCACTTCTGGTAATTTAACAAAATACACAGCTGGCATCTCTCTGAATAAACCCGATTCTTGTGCTTCAATACTTCT GAGTGACAAAGGAGACACCATAAAGGCATCGTACGTACACTACATCGATCAGTTGAAGAAGAGTGCTGCTGTGGGAGAGATTGCCAGAAAATTCTCAACGAATGAGAACACATTTGCATTTGGAGGATCCTACGCCATTGACAGGCTGACTCTTCTGAAAATGAAGTTTAACAATCATGGCAAATTGGGTACCGTTTTGCAGCATGAGTTCATTCGCAAATCATTGGTGACTGTATCCAGTGAATTTGACACCAAGTCTTTGGATAGAACTCCAAGATTTGGTTTATCACTGGCTTTGAAGCCTTGA
- the LOC142537873 gene encoding uncharacterized protein LOC142537873: MDENYRGFFRNFVSYPKNPKENTSSQNSEIPPKYPYFPHPPNYPHNPYPPNYPYNPYPPNYPYNPYPPNYPSNPHATSMPFISLTENEPVTPTFVPETQLFDRESPIEVVNLENVDSSAEGRKKRSTWRKVEDEVLARSFVTISDDPIIGNDQKAEAFWGRVASYYNDNRPAGTPNRSASVVRSHWHNTIQKKVYRFNANYNSIYSAYRSGHSDEDILRLAYEKYRAENNGIAFNLEHVWRIVKDRPMFTPQSVDYHVSTKKARTSESGASNTSSNQDASLHVDLIEEENRPMGQKAAKRKGKSKTRLDMECMTTNLDNMFAKFTEYTSMKKVEVEMKQKQLEVEEMKAKAAMAKVQLKEYAILSKDTSQMTYEQLIIHERLCQEIRGRWNI; the protein is encoded by the coding sequence ATGGATGAAAATTACCGAGGATTTTTTAGAAATTTCGTGAGTTATCCAAAAAATCCGAAAGAAAATACTTCTTCCCAAAATTCGGAAATTCCACCAAAATATCCATATTTTCCACACCCACCAAATTATCCACATAATCCATATCCACCAAATTATCCTTACAATCCATATCCACCAAACTATCCATATAATCCATATCCACCAAACTATCCATCTAATCCACATGCAACCAGTATGCCATTTATTTCTCTGACGGAAAATGAACCGGTCACTCCGACTTTCGTCCCAGAAACTCAATTGTTCGACCGTGAATCCCCAATTGAAGTCGTAAATTTGGAGAATGTGGATTCAAGCGCTGAGGGTAGAAAAAAACGGTCAACCTGGAGAAAGGTTGAAGACGAGGTCTTAGCGAGATCGTTTGTCACTATCAGCGATGACCCAATCATCGGCAATGATCAAAAGGCGGAAGCTTTCTGGGGACGTGTTGCAAGCTACTACAATGATAATCGTCCCGCAGGTACACCCAATAGAAGTGCAAGTGTCGTACGATCGCACTGGCACAATACCATCCAAAAAAAAGTATATCGCTTCAATGCAAATTACAATAGTATTTATAGTGCATATCGTAGCGGCCACAGTGATGAGGATATACTACGACTTGCGTATGAAAAATATCGTGCGGAAAATAACGGCATCGCATTTAATCTTGAGCATGTGTGGAGGATCGTAAAAGACCGTCCAATGTTTACTCCACAGTCCGTTGATTACCATGTTAGCACGAAGAAGGCAAGGACCTCGGAGTCGGGAGCAAGCAACACCTCATCCAACCAAGATGCGAGTCTACATGTAGAcctaattgaagaagaaaatcgtcCAATGGGTCAGAAGGCAGCAAAAAGGAAGGGAAAAAGTAAAACGAGATTGGACATGGAGTGTATGACAACAAACTTGGACAATATGTTTGCAAAGTTTACTGAATATACAAGCATGAAAAAAGTTGAAGTTGAAATGAAACAAAAACAACTCGAAGTAGAGGAGATGAAAGCAAAAGCTGCTATGGCCAAAGTTCAACTAAAGGAATATGCAATCCTTTCGAAGGATACTTCGCAAATGACATATGAGCAACTTATCATCCACGAACGTCTATGTCAAGAGATTAGGGGGAGATGGAATATTTAA